A region from the Tahibacter amnicola genome encodes:
- a CDS encoding ATP-dependent DNA helicase: MRSDPRQLLGADGPFAREVPGFAPRESQQVMAAAVAEAIDDRHVLIAEAGTGTGKTFAYLVPALTSGKRIIVSTGTKTLQDQLFHRDLPRVRQVTGARLKTSLLKGRANYLCLYRLDQTSRDGRMVSRDEVAHLNHLRGWSTRTASGDRAEVIEVPEDSPIWPKVTSTTENCLGADCPMFNDCFVVKARRAAQEADVVVVNHHLLFADLAIKQEGFGEILPGAHAFVLDEAHQIPELAGQFFSVSFSARQLQELCSDTEAECASVTGAFAILREPIAAVVPALRRVRLALDKLPQRGAFAAIEEDRFAMAELRVLQEALVTLDAALGGQAERSRGLENMHERSQGLVQRLDQVLDGTGHNWIHWYELTSQGFSLHATPLDLAPPLRALRQQSQAAWIFTSATLSVAGDFGHYSRQLGLDDPVTLGLPSPFDYTRQALTYLPKGLPDPNAPDYTERVIAVARPVLDASRGRAFLLFTSHRALRRAAELLAGAPFPLFVQGTAPRHQLLTDFRASGNGVLLGAASFWEGVDVAGEALSCVIIDKLPFAAPDDPVLEARLNAMREAGGNPFVQWQIPSAVIALKQGVGRLIRDVHDRGVLVLCDPRLVTRPYGKLFLKSLPPMPMTRELADVQDFFRS, encoded by the coding sequence GTGCGTAGCGACCCTCGGCAGCTGCTCGGCGCGGACGGCCCCTTTGCACGTGAAGTTCCCGGATTCGCCCCGCGCGAATCGCAACAGGTCATGGCCGCTGCCGTGGCCGAGGCGATTGACGACCGGCATGTCCTGATCGCCGAAGCGGGCACCGGCACCGGCAAGACCTTTGCCTATCTGGTGCCGGCCTTGACCTCCGGCAAGCGCATCATCGTTTCCACCGGTACGAAGACGCTGCAGGACCAGCTGTTTCATCGCGACCTGCCGCGTGTGCGCCAGGTCACCGGCGCGCGGCTCAAGACCAGCCTGCTCAAGGGCCGCGCCAACTACTTGTGCCTGTACCGGCTCGACCAGACCAGCCGGGACGGCCGGATGGTGTCGCGTGACGAAGTGGCGCACCTCAACCACCTGCGTGGCTGGTCCACGCGTACGGCCAGCGGCGATCGCGCGGAAGTGATCGAGGTGCCCGAGGATTCGCCAATCTGGCCGAAGGTCACTTCCACGACCGAGAATTGCCTCGGTGCTGATTGTCCGATGTTCAACGACTGCTTCGTGGTGAAGGCGCGCCGCGCCGCCCAGGAAGCGGACGTCGTGGTGGTCAACCATCACCTGCTGTTCGCTGACCTTGCCATCAAGCAGGAAGGATTCGGCGAAATCCTCCCCGGCGCACATGCCTTCGTGCTGGACGAGGCGCACCAGATTCCGGAGCTGGCCGGGCAGTTTTTCTCCGTGTCGTTCTCGGCGCGCCAGCTGCAGGAATTGTGTTCGGATACCGAGGCCGAATGCGCGTCGGTGACCGGTGCGTTCGCGATCCTGCGCGAGCCCATCGCAGCCGTCGTGCCCGCGCTGCGACGGGTGCGGCTGGCGCTGGACAAGTTGCCCCAGCGCGGCGCCTTCGCGGCGATCGAGGAAGACCGCTTCGCCATGGCGGAACTGCGTGTGCTGCAGGAGGCGCTGGTCACGCTCGACGCCGCGCTCGGTGGCCAGGCCGAACGTTCGCGCGGGCTGGAAAACATGCACGAGCGCTCGCAGGGCCTGGTTCAGCGGCTGGATCAGGTGCTCGATGGTACCGGTCACAATTGGATACATTGGTACGAATTGACATCGCAGGGGTTCAGCCTGCATGCCACGCCGTTGGACCTGGCGCCGCCGTTGCGCGCGCTGCGCCAACAGAGCCAGGCCGCCTGGATCTTCACCTCGGCAACCCTGTCGGTGGCCGGTGATTTCGGGCACTACTCGCGCCAGCTGGGCCTGGATGATCCGGTGACGCTGGGCTTGCCCAGCCCCTTCGATTACACGCGCCAGGCACTGACCTACCTGCCCAAAGGACTGCCCGATCCGAATGCGCCGGACTACACCGAGCGCGTGATCGCAGTGGCGCGGCCGGTGCTCGATGCCTCGCGTGGTCGAGCGTTCCTGTTGTTCACCTCGCACCGGGCCCTGCGACGCGCCGCCGAGCTGCTCGCCGGTGCACCATTTCCCCTGTTCGTGCAGGGCACGGCGCCGCGCCACCAGCTGCTCACCGATTTCCGCGCATCGGGCAATGGCGTGCTGCTGGGAGCGGCGAGCTTCTGGGAAGGCGTCGACGTCGCCGGCGAAGCACTCAGCTGCGTGATCATCGACAAACTGCCGTTTGCCGCGCCGGACGATCCGGTACTGGAGGCGCGTCTGAATGCGATGCGCGAAGCGGGCGGAAACCCGTTCGTTCAATGGCAGATTCCGTCGGCTGTCATCGCCCTCAAGCAGGGCGTGGGCCGATTGATTCGCGACGTGCACGACCGTGGCGTGCTGGTGCTGTGCGACCCGCGCCTGGTCACCCGCCCCTACGGCAAGCTGTTCCTCAAAAGCCTGCCGCCGATGCCGATGACCCGCGAACTGGCGGACGTGCAGGACTTCTTCCGTTCCTGA
- a CDS encoding oligopeptide:H+ symporter, with translation MTEATLAAPSTPAPAARMPRQIPNIIGNEACERFSFYGMRNILTVFLVSSLLTYLPEADRPTEAKHIFHTFLIGVYFFPLLGGWLADRLMGKYWTIMSFSLIYCVGHVMLAVFEHDRTGFLFGLGLIAFGSGGIKPCVAAFCGDQFDKSTKHLAKIVFDAFYWSINFGSLFASLLMPVFLKKYGASVAFGIPGALMFVATFIFWLARKHYVIIPPAPPSPDSFVRVAMTALVSRDGGARWGYVLAMMGVALGLGSLVFAPQLGIVAALCLAVVIFLGFAGGGTWIQLDRARGRHPEIAVDGVRVVLRMLIVFALVTPFWSLFDQKASTWVLQASAMTTPEWFQPSQMQALNPLLVMILIPFNNLVLYPALRRYFGYEPTALRRMTFGIAFSSLAWVAAGGLQLAIDGGSAVSIVWQILPYVLLTMGEVLVSATGIEFAYSQAPSSMKGVLMSFWYLAVTVGNLWVLLVNSGVRNEAVTQSIASTGLSVTAFQMFFFAAFAAVAALIFGLYARTYREVDNYRPTD, from the coding sequence ATGACCGAAGCGACTCTCGCGGCGCCCTCGACGCCCGCACCGGCCGCGCGCATGCCGCGCCAGATCCCGAACATCATCGGCAACGAGGCGTGCGAGCGTTTCAGCTTCTACGGGATGCGCAACATCCTGACCGTATTCCTGGTTTCGTCCCTGCTGACCTACCTGCCCGAGGCCGACCGGCCTACCGAGGCCAAACACATTTTTCACACGTTCCTGATCGGCGTGTACTTCTTCCCTCTGCTCGGCGGCTGGCTGGCCGACCGCCTGATGGGCAAGTACTGGACGATCATGAGCTTCAGCCTGATCTATTGCGTCGGGCACGTCATGCTGGCGGTATTCGAGCACGACCGCACCGGCTTCCTGTTCGGCCTGGGCCTGATCGCCTTCGGGTCCGGTGGCATCAAGCCCTGCGTGGCGGCGTTCTGCGGCGACCAGTTCGACAAGTCCACCAAGCACCTGGCCAAGATCGTCTTCGACGCCTTCTACTGGAGTATCAACTTCGGGTCCCTGTTCGCATCGCTGCTGATGCCGGTGTTCCTGAAGAAGTACGGCGCATCGGTCGCGTTCGGTATTCCGGGTGCGCTGATGTTTGTCGCTACTTTCATCTTCTGGCTGGCGCGCAAGCACTACGTGATCATCCCGCCGGCACCACCGAGTCCCGATTCCTTCGTCCGCGTGGCCATGACGGCGCTGGTCAGCCGCGACGGCGGTGCGCGCTGGGGGTACGTGCTTGCGATGATGGGCGTTGCACTGGGGTTGGGATCGCTGGTGTTCGCGCCGCAGCTGGGCATCGTCGCGGCGCTGTGCCTGGCCGTGGTGATCTTCCTCGGATTCGCCGGCGGCGGGACGTGGATCCAGCTGGACCGCGCGCGCGGCCGGCATCCGGAAATCGCGGTGGACGGCGTGCGGGTCGTCCTGCGCATGCTGATCGTCTTCGCGCTGGTGACGCCGTTCTGGTCGCTGTTTGACCAGAAGGCATCGACGTGGGTGTTGCAGGCCAGCGCGATGACCACGCCGGAATGGTTCCAGCCCTCGCAGATGCAGGCGCTCAATCCCCTGCTGGTAATGATCCTGATTCCGTTCAATAACCTCGTGCTGTACCCGGCGCTGCGCCGGTATTTCGGCTACGAGCCGACGGCGTTGCGCCGGATGACCTTCGGCATCGCGTTCAGCAGCCTGGCCTGGGTGGCGGCGGGCGGATTGCAGCTGGCGATCGACGGCGGAAGCGCGGTGTCCATCGTCTGGCAGATCCTGCCCTATGTGCTGCTGACCATGGGTGAAGTACTGGTATCGGCGACGGGCATCGAGTTCGCCTACAGCCAGGCGCCTTCGTCGATGAAGGGCGTGCTGATGAGCTTCTGGTACCTCGCCGTGACCGTGGGCAACCTGTGGGTGCTGCTGGTCAACAGCGGCGTGCGCAACGAAGCGGTGACCCAGTCGATCGCTTCCACGGGCCTGAGCGTGACGGCATTTCAGATGTTCTTCTTTGCGGCTTTCGCGGCCGTTGCAGCGTTGATTTTCGGCCTCTACGCCCGAACTTACCGCGAAGTGGACAATTACCGTCCGACGGACTGA
- a CDS encoding NAD kinase: MSQRIHFVASKTEDAQAALATLRTQYGEVPIDEAEVIVALGGDGFMLQTLHRHHARGLPVYGMKLGSVGFLMNQYQPDVLRDRLARAVPTTLHPLCMDVQTESGSAVTATAFNEVSLLRQTKQAAHVRVYLNGAMKLDELVCDGILVSTPAGSTAYNLSAHGPILPLGSNVLAMTPISPFRPRRWRGAILPAATEVKLEVLDPYKRPVSATADSYEVRDIVEVTVRESREQTMNLLFDPEHNLEDRILNEQFEN; encoded by the coding sequence ATGAGCCAGCGCATTCATTTCGTTGCCAGCAAGACCGAGGACGCCCAGGCGGCGCTGGCAACGCTGCGTACCCAGTACGGCGAAGTGCCGATCGACGAAGCGGAAGTGATCGTGGCGTTGGGCGGCGATGGCTTCATGCTGCAGACCTTGCACCGCCATCACGCCCGGGGGCTGCCGGTCTATGGCATGAAGCTGGGGTCCGTCGGGTTCCTGATGAACCAGTACCAGCCCGACGTCCTGCGCGACCGGTTGGCGCGGGCCGTTCCAACCACCTTGCATCCCCTGTGCATGGACGTGCAGACGGAGTCAGGCTCCGCGGTGACGGCGACGGCCTTCAACGAGGTTTCGCTGCTGCGCCAGACCAAGCAGGCAGCGCATGTGCGGGTCTACCTCAATGGTGCGATGAAACTCGATGAACTCGTCTGCGACGGCATCCTGGTTTCAACGCCGGCCGGCTCCACGGCCTACAACCTCTCGGCGCATGGCCCGATCCTGCCCCTGGGGTCGAACGTCCTGGCGATGACACCCATCAGTCCGTTCCGCCCGCGGCGCTGGCGCGGGGCCATCCTGCCCGCGGCGACGGAGGTGAAACTGGAGGTGCTGGATCCGTACAAGCGCCCGGTCAGTGCCACGGCCGATTCCTACGAAGTGCGCGACATCGTCGAGGTCACCGTGCGGGAATCGCGGGAGCAGACCATGAACCTGCTCTTCGATCCGGAGCACAACCTCGAAGATCGCATCCTCAACGAGCAGTTCGAGAATTGA
- a CDS encoding tetratricopeptide repeat protein, which yields MNSARTSFQLCVLALALVALGACSTPAPPAPQPTRPDRDLVGEIRAAGSATGSAIEVQPLRDPAVDGFVKQAGELEAAGKYNDAIGALDRALKVAPDAPELLQQKAELFIALRQYDHAETLARKSFELGPKLGSLCARNWQTVVEVRRMANDSVSVESAKAQLASCRIAPRVRM from the coding sequence ATGAATTCTGCAAGAACGAGTTTCCAGCTGTGCGTGCTCGCTTTGGCGCTGGTCGCACTCGGCGCGTGTTCCACGCCGGCACCGCCGGCGCCGCAGCCGACGCGGCCGGACCGCGACCTGGTCGGTGAGATCCGCGCCGCGGGAAGCGCGACCGGTTCGGCCATCGAGGTGCAGCCGCTGCGCGACCCGGCCGTGGACGGCTTCGTCAAGCAGGCCGGTGAACTGGAAGCCGCCGGCAAGTACAACGACGCCATCGGCGCGCTCGATCGCGCCCTCAAGGTGGCGCCGGACGCGCCGGAACTGCTGCAGCAGAAGGCCGAGCTCTTCATCGCGCTGCGCCAGTACGATCATGCCGAAACGCTGGCGCGCAAGTCGTTTGAGCTGGGACCCAAGCTGGGCAGCCTCTGTGCGCGCAACTGGCAGACGGTGGTGGAAGTGCGGCGCATGGCCAACGATTCGGTCAGCGTCGAGAGCGCCAAGGCGCAGCTGGCCTCGTGCCGCATTGCGCCGCGCGTGCGGATGTAG
- the mrcB gene encoding penicillin-binding protein 1B — MSFLVRSAAVARFAWRWLRAPFWLGFGFIVAFGVPYTLYLDTQVRTRFDDLSWETPSRVYARPLELSPGLPLDAATLILELEAARYDEVTGARNPGSFMRDGDHFVIARRAFAGLDGFEPARRIDVVLSRSRVATIKDLDTGKSLDRVRLDPARIATLYGAEQQERRVAKLGQMPPLLVSGLQAVEDRDFKHHHGVALKAIIRAMWANAMAGHVVQGGSTLTQQLVKNLFLDRTQNLMRKGNEALLALIIEARYDKQRILEAYVNEIFLGQQGGQAVHGFAAASEFYFGRELNTLRAHDVALLVGLVQGPSYYDPRRYPERALGRRNLVLQMFYDTGLLNEDELARAKAAPLGVAEGAGLARNRFPAFLDLVRAQLKREYDDKALRGAGLTVLTSLAPSTQMLAEKAVRDTLAALGKAQKETQAAMVVTGARNGEVQAVVGDRDPDEPGFNRAIDARRPIGSLVKPFVYLVALAQPQRYSLATIIEDAPISLPQPNGKTWMPQNSDKIAHGRVALVDALANSWNLSTVRLGMMVGVDRVRTLLASFGINADVNPNPSLLLGAQEYAPVEVAQLYQYFAADGHALPVIAVRGVLDKDGRALHRYSVKPGAGDYVEAARLVSYALQQVMTSGTASVVGSSELASLNAAGKTGTSDDSRDSWFAGYTGDHLAVAWVGRDDNKPTGLYGSTGALRIWMALFQKLPTRPLDIPMDQGIELVWIDPASGQRTQQDCDQARQLPFLAGYAPSEEKSCAMDQLRDWFGGAN, encoded by the coding sequence TTGTCATTCCTCGTCCGCAGTGCCGCCGTCGCGCGCTTTGCCTGGCGCTGGCTGCGCGCCCCGTTCTGGTTGGGTTTCGGGTTCATCGTTGCGTTCGGCGTGCCCTACACGCTGTACCTGGATACACAGGTCCGGACGCGATTCGACGACCTGTCCTGGGAGACGCCCAGCCGCGTCTACGCCCGGCCGCTCGAGCTCAGCCCCGGCCTGCCGCTGGACGCGGCGACCCTGATCCTCGAACTGGAAGCCGCGCGCTACGACGAAGTGACCGGCGCGCGTAATCCCGGCAGCTTCATGCGCGACGGCGACCATTTCGTCATCGCCCGGCGCGCCTTCGCGGGCCTGGACGGATTCGAGCCGGCGCGCCGGATCGACGTGGTCCTCAGCCGGTCGCGCGTGGCCACGATCAAAGATCTGGACACCGGCAAGTCGCTCGACCGGGTGCGCCTGGATCCGGCGCGCATCGCCACGCTGTACGGGGCGGAGCAGCAGGAACGGCGTGTCGCCAAGCTGGGTCAGATGCCACCGCTGCTGGTGTCGGGACTGCAGGCCGTCGAGGATCGCGATTTCAAGCATCACCACGGCGTGGCGCTCAAAGCGATCATCCGCGCCATGTGGGCCAATGCGATGGCCGGACACGTCGTGCAGGGCGGTTCGACGCTCACCCAGCAGTTGGTCAAGAATCTCTTCCTGGACCGCACGCAGAACCTGATGCGCAAGGGCAACGAGGCGCTGCTGGCGCTGATCATCGAGGCCCGCTACGACAAGCAGCGCATCCTCGAAGCCTATGTGAACGAGATTTTCCTGGGCCAGCAGGGTGGCCAGGCCGTGCATGGATTCGCGGCGGCCAGCGAGTTCTATTTCGGCCGCGAGCTCAACACGCTGCGGGCGCATGACGTGGCGCTGCTGGTCGGGTTGGTCCAGGGGCCGAGCTACTACGACCCCCGGCGGTATCCCGAGCGTGCTCTGGGCCGGCGCAACCTCGTGCTGCAGATGTTCTACGACACCGGTCTTCTCAACGAGGACGAGCTGGCGCGGGCCAAGGCCGCTCCACTGGGCGTGGCTGAAGGCGCCGGACTGGCGCGCAATCGGTTTCCGGCCTTCCTCGACCTGGTCCGCGCCCAGCTCAAGCGCGAGTACGACGACAAAGCCCTGCGCGGGGCTGGCCTGACAGTGCTGACGTCGCTTGCGCCATCCACGCAGATGCTTGCCGAGAAGGCCGTGCGCGACACGCTGGCGGCACTGGGCAAGGCGCAAAAAGAAACGCAGGCGGCCATGGTGGTCACCGGCGCGAGAAATGGGGAAGTCCAGGCGGTGGTGGGGGATCGGGATCCGGACGAACCGGGGTTCAACCGCGCGATCGATGCACGCCGGCCGATCGGATCCCTGGTCAAGCCGTTCGTGTATCTGGTGGCGCTGGCGCAGCCGCAACGCTATTCGCTCGCCACCATCATCGAAGACGCGCCGATTTCGCTGCCGCAGCCCAACGGCAAGACCTGGATGCCGCAGAACTCGGACAAGATCGCCCACGGCCGTGTCGCCCTGGTCGATGCCCTGGCCAATTCGTGGAATCTCTCCACGGTGCGCCTGGGCATGATGGTTGGCGTCGACCGCGTGCGCACGCTGCTTGCTTCATTCGGCATCAACGCCGATGTCAACCCCAATCCGTCGCTGCTGCTGGGTGCGCAGGAATACGCGCCGGTGGAAGTTGCGCAGTTGTATCAATATTTCGCCGCGGACGGCCACGCGCTGCCGGTGATCGCGGTGCGCGGCGTGCTCGACAAGGATGGCCGCGCGCTGCACCGCTACAGCGTCAAACCCGGTGCGGGCGATTATGTGGAAGCAGCCAGGCTGGTAAGCTACGCGCTGCAGCAGGTGATGACCAGCGGTACGGCCAGTGTCGTGGGCAGCAGCGAGCTGGCCTCGCTCAACGCCGCGGGCAAGACGGGCACCAGCGATGACTCGCGCGACAGCTGGTTCGCCGGCTACACCGGCGACCACCTGGCGGTGGCCTGGGTCGGCCGGGACGACAACAAGCCGACCGGGCTGTACGGCTCGACCGGTGCGTTGCGCATCTGGATGGCGCTGTTCCAGAAGTTGCCGACGCGTCCGCTGGATATTCCGATGGACCAGGGGATCGAACTGGTCTGGATCGATCCGGCGTCCGGGCAGCGCACGCAGCAGGACTGCGACCAGGCGCGCCAGCTGCCCTTCCTTGCCGGCTACGCGCCGAGCGAGGAGAAAAGCTGCGCCATGGACCAGTTGCGCGATTGGTTCGGCGGCGCAAACTGA
- a CDS encoding glycosyltransferase, with product MRKLRGLRARLSFHVSRLINAWRRTQGSLRRRGIIGTVRRIGTEFRRGQVPITPVADLPQDDGLPFSVPGVDSPVVSIVIPVYNKIEYTVACLRSLAQHAGPTPFEVILVDDCSSDDTPRRLASVSGVRVHRNAENLGFVGSCNAGAALSRGDYVLFLNNDTVVTPNWLEALMACFRDEPEAGLVGAKLVYPDGRLQEAGGIVFRDGSGWNYGRFDNPADPAYNFRREADYCSGAAIMLRRELFERLGGFDRRYAPAYYEDTDLAFAVRAAGLKVFYEPASTVIHFEGITAGTDTGSGIKRYQVVNREKFLDKWKDALALQPAPIDDPADARRAATFRHSRRILIIDACTPTPDQDSGSLRMVNLMRLLKALGWHVSFFSENRLYLDRYTPALQSLGVEVLYHPFLSDPIRFFRERGREYDAIVLSRHYVAINYLGLARLYARQARLIFDTVDLHYLRERRAAELEGSGDLLRKAELTRAQEQKLIRECDVTLVVSPVEKDILATEVPNTRVEILSNVHEVFGCRRPFDERSDLVFVGSFQHPPNEDAVLWFAREVFPRVRLALPEVRFHVIGHPPPPDIQALADDRLIVHGFVEDLEPFMDGCRISVAPLRYGAGVKGKVNMAMSYGLPVVATGCAVEGMHIAAGSDVLVAEDAAAFADAIVRLYHDKALWKTLSANGLANVQRHFSFDAAKRALENILT from the coding sequence ATGCGCAAGCTGCGCGGCCTGCGCGCACGGCTGTCGTTCCATGTGTCGCGACTGATCAATGCCTGGCGCCGCACCCAGGGCAGCCTGCGGCGGCGCGGCATCATCGGTACCGTGCGTCGCATCGGAACGGAGTTCCGTCGCGGACAAGTACCCATCACCCCCGTGGCCGATCTGCCCCAGGATGACGGGCTGCCGTTTTCCGTACCGGGCGTCGACTCACCCGTGGTGTCGATCGTCATTCCGGTATACAACAAGATCGAGTATACGGTCGCCTGCCTGCGCTCACTGGCGCAACACGCAGGCCCCACCCCTTTCGAGGTGATACTCGTCGACGACTGCTCCAGCGACGACACGCCGCGCCGGCTGGCCAGCGTGTCTGGCGTGCGTGTGCACCGCAACGCGGAAAACCTCGGCTTCGTCGGATCGTGCAATGCCGGCGCCGCCCTGTCGCGCGGCGACTACGTGCTGTTCCTCAATAACGACACCGTCGTCACGCCGAACTGGCTCGAAGCGCTCATGGCCTGTTTCCGCGATGAACCCGAGGCGGGCCTGGTCGGCGCCAAGCTGGTCTATCCCGACGGCCGCCTGCAGGAAGCCGGCGGCATCGTCTTTCGCGACGGATCAGGCTGGAACTACGGTCGCTTCGACAATCCCGCCGACCCGGCCTACAACTTCCGGCGCGAAGCCGACTACTGCTCCGGCGCGGCGATCATGCTGCGGCGCGAACTGTTCGAGCGCCTGGGCGGCTTCGACCGCCGCTATGCGCCAGCCTATTACGAAGATACCGACCTGGCCTTCGCCGTGCGCGCAGCGGGACTCAAGGTGTTCTACGAACCCGCTTCGACCGTCATCCACTTCGAAGGCATCACCGCCGGCACGGATACCGGTTCCGGCATCAAGCGCTACCAGGTCGTCAATCGCGAGAAATTCCTGGACAAATGGAAAGACGCGCTGGCGCTGCAACCCGCCCCGATCGACGATCCGGCCGATGCGCGTCGCGCGGCCACCTTCCGTCACTCCCGGCGGATCCTCATCATCGACGCCTGCACGCCAACGCCCGACCAGGATTCCGGCTCGCTGCGCATGGTGAACCTGATGCGCCTGCTCAAGGCGCTGGGCTGGCATGTCAGCTTCTTCTCCGAGAACCGTCTGTACCTGGATCGCTACACACCTGCGCTGCAGTCCCTGGGCGTGGAAGTGCTCTACCACCCCTTCCTGAGCGATCCGATCCGCTTCTTCCGGGAGCGCGGCCGGGAATACGACGCCATCGTGCTGTCGCGCCATTACGTCGCGATCAACTACCTGGGGCTCGCACGCCTGTACGCACGCCAGGCCCGGTTGATCTTCGACACGGTCGACCTGCACTACCTGCGCGAACGCCGCGCGGCCGAGCTGGAAGGCAGCGGCGATCTCCTGCGCAAGGCCGAGCTGACGCGCGCGCAGGAGCAGAAACTGATTCGCGAATGCGATGTGACCCTGGTCGTCAGTCCGGTGGAGAAAGACATCCTCGCCACCGAGGTGCCGAATACGCGCGTGGAAATACTGTCCAACGTGCACGAGGTGTTCGGCTGCCGCCGACCGTTCGACGAGCGCAGCGACCTCGTCTTCGTCGGCAGCTTCCAGCACCCGCCCAACGAAGACGCCGTGCTGTGGTTCGCGCGCGAGGTCTTCCCGCGCGTGCGGCTGGCTTTGCCGGAGGTGCGTTTCCACGTTATCGGTCACCCGCCCCCGCCGGACATCCAGGCACTGGCGGACGACCGGCTCATCGTCCACGGCTTCGTGGAAGATCTCGAACCCTTCATGGACGGCTGCCGCATTTCCGTGGCGCCGCTGCGCTACGGCGCCGGCGTAAAGGGCAAGGTGAACATGGCCATGAGCTATGGCTTGCCCGTCGTTGCCACGGGTTGTGCGGTGGAGGGCATGCATATCGCCGCCGGCAGCGACGTACTGGTGGCGGAAGATGCCGCGGCATTTGCCGACGCGATCGTCCGCCTGTACCACGACAAGGCGTTGTGGAAGACGCTGTCCGCCAACGGCCTGGCCAACGTGCAGCGCCACTTCTCCTTCGATGCCGCCAAGCGGGCGCTGGAGAACATCCTGACCTGA
- a CDS encoding class I SAM-dependent methyltransferase, whose amino-acid sequence MSEHNPQAEQMGDESMARNLGYQAQAIWPQEEALFDRYRLSGPIRILDLGCGTGEITRRLALRYAGAQLLGVDILDSNLQIARRGGDADGRIQYRVADAFALDVPEAPFDLVVCRHMSQAVPRFALVLEQICRVLKPGGWLHLLSEDYGMLHMPRQARDPDAFWQGTVLPYLESLGCDGRIGRHSVPLLLQHGFSAVAIDYVTVDTLRARDPFAGIISAWRDGYVDVLAQASGRPPDEVRADFDAIIASIRDPAGYAVWHVPVISGQWPPTER is encoded by the coding sequence ATGAGCGAGCACAATCCGCAGGCGGAGCAGATGGGCGATGAGTCCATGGCGCGCAACCTCGGATACCAGGCGCAGGCCATCTGGCCGCAGGAAGAAGCCCTGTTCGACCGTTACCGGTTGTCGGGGCCGATTCGCATCCTGGACCTGGGCTGCGGCACGGGCGAGATCACCCGGCGGCTGGCACTGAGGTACGCGGGGGCGCAGCTGCTTGGCGTGGACATCCTCGACAGCAATCTTCAGATCGCCCGGCGCGGCGGTGACGCGGACGGTCGTATCCAGTATCGCGTCGCCGATGCGTTTGCGCTGGACGTGCCCGAGGCGCCGTTCGACCTCGTCGTCTGCCGGCACATGTCGCAGGCAGTACCGCGCTTCGCCCTGGTCCTCGAACAGATTTGCCGTGTTCTCAAGCCCGGCGGCTGGCTGCATTTGCTGTCGGAAGACTACGGCATGCTCCACATGCCCAGGCAGGCGCGTGATCCGGATGCCTTCTGGCAGGGCACGGTATTGCCGTACCTGGAAAGCCTTGGCTGCGACGGCCGCATCGGCCGGCATTCGGTACCGTTGCTGCTGCAACACGGGTTCAGCGCGGTCGCGATCGACTACGTGACGGTCGACACCCTGCGTGCCCGCGACCCGTTTGCCGGAATCATCAGCGCCTGGCGCGATGGCTATGTCGATGTGCTGGCGCAGGCCAGTGGTCGGCCGCCGGATGAGGTGCGCGCTGATTTCGACGCTATCATCGCGTCCATCCGCGATCCGGCGGGTTACGCCGTCTGGCATGTACCGGTCATTTCTGGCCAATGGCCTCCCACGGAGCGATGA
- the cysK gene encoding cysteine synthase A, translating to MIHASILDTVGRTPIVKINRLAPAGVELYVKLEAFNPMSSVKDRLALAIVLDAEAKGLLKPGQMIVEATSGNTGIALAMVCAAKGYQFVAFMVETFSVERRKIMRALGARVILTPAAERGSGMVKRAEEFAQRHGAFLARQFENEANPAYHRSTTGPEILQDFAGRRLDTFVTGWGTGGTLTGAGEMIRLARPDVEIVVTEPAGASLLSGAEWKPHKIQGWTPDFIPAVLRRDVAHRVIPIDDVLARDTARNLAAYEGIFCGISAGGTFAAALEVARNAPAGNVILAMLPDTGERYLSTFLFEGMNEGSDDEWLATL from the coding sequence ATGATCCACGCGAGCATCCTCGACACTGTCGGCCGTACGCCCATCGTGAAGATCAACCGGCTTGCACCGGCCGGCGTGGAACTCTATGTAAAGCTCGAGGCCTTCAACCCGATGTCCTCGGTGAAAGACCGGCTGGCACTGGCCATCGTGCTCGATGCGGAGGCAAAGGGGTTGCTCAAGCCTGGCCAGATGATCGTCGAGGCGACATCGGGCAACACCGGCATTGCGCTGGCGATGGTGTGCGCGGCCAAGGGCTACCAGTTCGTCGCGTTCATGGTGGAGACCTTCTCGGTCGAGCGGCGCAAGATCATGCGTGCCCTGGGTGCCCGGGTGATTCTCACACCCGCCGCGGAACGCGGCAGCGGCATGGTCAAGCGGGCCGAAGAGTTTGCCCAGCGCCATGGCGCCTTCCTCGCCCGCCAGTTCGAGAACGAAGCCAATCCCGCCTACCACCGCAGCACGACCGGCCCCGAGATCCTGCAGGATTTCGCTGGCCGCCGTCTGGACACCTTCGTCACCGGCTGGGGCACCGGCGGCACGCTCACCGGTGCCGGTGAAATGATTCGCCTCGCCCGTCCGGACGTCGAGATCGTCGTGACTGAACCCGCGGGCGCCTCACTCCTTTCGGGCGCCGAGTGGAAGCCGCACAAGATCCAGGGCTGGACACCGGATTTCATACCGGCCGTCCTCAGGCGCGACGTCGCGCACCGCGTCATTCCGATCGACGACGTGCTGGCGCGCGATACCGCGCGCAATCTTGCGGCCTACGAAGGCATCTTCTGCGGGATCTCCGCCGGTGGAACTTTCGCGGCGGCACTGGAAGTCGCGCGCAATGCGCCCGCTGGCAACGTCATCCTGGCCATGCTGCCGGATACGGGCGAACGCTACCTGTCGACCTTCCTGTTCGAGGGTATGAACGAAGGATCGGATGACGAATGGTTGGCGACACTCTGA